TCGAGTGGTGGCGTTGAtgtttcttttctctctctttgaTAAAGTGGTTCCTTATTTTTAGGGATTGATTAAAATTAacacattaaaaataaataaaatttattaactatttttttttatttatctaattTAAGAGCCGTAGAATTATGGTAGTactaaatctaacggtgaagGTCCAAATATaatttggtcattaaggtccaaTTGAGCGGgactgtttttcatattttcctgtttttaacatttttttactttttcgtgattttcgtattttttcatttttttctgtttttaatatttttttacttatcGTGATTTTCGGATTTTTccacttttgtgttttcacgttttcgtgtttttcccgTATTTAcatgttttcttgtttttaacaattttcacatttttttgtttttcacatttttcaggttttcgtgtttttaatgttttccgTGTTTCATGTTTCTCATGTTtctgttttttatatattttaaaaaataatatatattaaatatttgaataatttatagtaataattaaaattttaaaagaaataaaaaattatatttgaggACAATGTTATCCTtcggataaaaaaaaattatctattccattctatcttattccaccaaccaaatATTAAAATAGTTATTCTTAAGTTCCATTCTTTGATATTCCATTCTTTTGGAATAGTCATTCTATTCCATTCAATTCccgaaccaaacaacacctaactGTTACTCTCAACTTTCATAAGTTTTAAATGACGCTTATTTTATCCATTGCATTCAATAAAATATCTGATTGCATTAAATAACTCCTCATTAAAACTAGGCAACTTGTTAACTTCTTATTCTAAAGTCATTAAATAACAGTAGTGCAcctagggctgtaatcgagccgagccgaaccGAGTTTTGGCATGTTCAAGCttggctcgctataaaattaacgagctcaaaCCCGAGCCGAGCttactataaaattaacgaaccgagcccgagccgagctttggcttgctcaacaagcttgagccgagcttcgagcttgtttcgagcccaaaatcatCTTTtagacttggttcattaagaaaattatctaaccatgaattgtttgtgagtaaattgttaattatatttgtgaagtttgctcgcaaataactctttaattgtgtacataaacaagctaacaaccaaagttcgtgaataaataaacaagatacttacaaatagttcgtctattactcatttattatatctgtgaacgaactcatctaatagcaaatgaaataatattaagtttagatatttgtgaactaacacaaaactatatagttttctacaaaatcaaaatttgttcataaatgttctaatcgagcctgctcaaGCTTGGATCGTTTACGAACcaagccagtaaatcgtgttcacgagcggctcgtttacaaatcgagtcgAGCTTTTAccagccgctcatgagcggctgtGTTCATTTACTGCCCTAAGTGCACCCATTAATGCCAAATGAAGTTGTTTCTTCTGATCTTCCAAACGGGTTAATAATGGTAGGCAACTTGCAATGGAAAGATGGACCTGTAGGATTGTCTTGTAGCAAAAtggagggtaaattacatccataagccctgaactttaccaattttaacattgtggccattgaattttacagtttttttaatatcagttgccactcaacgcctcaaaaccaTCATTGACGGCctcgaaataaaaaattcgaagagttaatgatattctaaggaactttaattcttgaaacttttcgttttgatgtcatttaggtgttgtttgattaggagatatatccaaaaaATTTGATTATGGAAAATAAAATGTCGttatgaacaactttaattcttgaatattttcattttgagatcgttatgtTTAACAGGTCTAATttgtatcagaaattgaaggcCTATAATCTTCTTCTGATTATGTTATGAGCTTTAAAAGAAGTTGTAGCACTTGTCAAGTTATTTTCACCAATTGTAACACTTAAAGTTGTAGGTGGGTTAAATGCGCagttggtcactgaacttacatgttCGTTTTAAAATGGtcattcaattttaatttgtctGAATAAAACCACttaattttgagttttgtctcaattaggtcactctggctatttcagtgattaaaatgGACCGGATTGATGACATGAGTAACACATCAGCATGAGTCAACCCACATATCTGATCGAAACAACACATGACATCCATTCATGCGCCACCTGGCAGCCACATGTCGGTTAATTTTATGAAAAGaaacaaaatttagtttttttcataaaaataaccgacatgTGGCTGCTACGTGTCGTTTCGGTTAGACATCTGAGTTGACTCATGCTCACGTGTCAACCATGATATCATTCCGATACATTTTAACTATCGAAATAACCAGAGTAACCTAactgagacaaaactcaaagttgagtgattttatttagacaaattaaaattgaatgaCCATTTTAAAACGaacatgtaagttcagtgaccaactGCGCATTTAATCCGCCTACAACTTTAAGTGTTACAACTTCAATCGGTGAAAATAACTTGACAAGTGCTACAACTTCTTTTAAAGCTCATAACATaatcagaagaagaagattacAGGCCTTCAAATTTCTGATACAAATTAGACCCGCTAAACATCTCAACTCATATCAGTTCTTGTTCATACAAAATTAGGCCTATCTTTACACACATCATTCAATCGGTGAAAATAACTTGACAAGTGCTACTGCTTCTTTTAAAGCTCATAACTTCACTAGGGCTACGACTAGGGCTAggcacagttcggtccaagtcgcggattcatgaatctccaatattggattgaaattcggagattaataaaaggaaatctccaggattggattgaaagaataaatctccagaattgaattgccacaaaatttcagtccagtccagttcggggattcggaGATTCGATTCCGgcccaatccaatataatttttcggtgattcggataaatatctaatagtttaagtcctaaaaaataaattaaaaatttaatttacaagataataaaatataaaattttattatcttacataacttgaaataaatgatatttttttaggaagtaaacaacattcattaaaagttacagtaCACAACAAGGCttaaaaaaacccacaaaatcaaagtattaaaaaagttacggtagacaacaagactaaaaaaacccacaaaatcaaagttacaaaataacaagtccataaaaacaaacaacttttaattcaaaaaaaacatcacttcattagcaagatctctctaatcatcatcccaatttgtaattgaatcttcttaacacaacaaattctttgttttccaaagcaaaggcagtaaaagccaaacatcaacctaaacatataaaatttaccatattagtgaatcaacaaatcttaaattaattagctttcacttcaataaaattaatcaacacactagcaaaaagtaaaaggaaaaaaatatgcttaccaaagtgcatttgattcggttaaaaaaaccttagatatccaattgaaatatggataaaagagatgatgcaatttcaggatcagaactaatatctacaaattaaataacagttatatagttagtattcataaacatttaattaaaataaaactatcaaatataattgctaagtaaatattaccttcttcaatagcttcaagatcttcaacttcttcttcatgcttgagagcttgagttgaagtttttaaccaatcttgacaacaaatcaaaaccgcagctgtagcaggagttaaagaactcctaaattgatgcaaagttctaccacttgtgctaaacgtagattcagaagccacagttgagcattgaattgtaaaaacatcttttacaactttggataaagcaGGATATCGCATAGCATTAACCTTCCACCACAATAGAAGGTCAAActcaattacatatttttcTGGTGCCTTATTAACATATCTTTCCCATTCTCCCTCAATTGACCTATCTTTATCaatattcaaaaaataatcatcaatctcatcatcaaTGTCATCATCCGCTTCATCCAAAGTAGAAGAATGTGCTCCAAGATTCATTTCTTGCACATTTGCACTATATACTCATCTAATAATGCAATAATAATCTTTGTGACTTATGCCACCAACTCATTAGCATCGTTCTCACTATAAAATTCAGTGTACTTAGCCATCAAGAAGTAGAATTGGTTAACAAGAAGTAGAATTGGTTTAGATGTTTAAGATGATTAACAATGTTCCACTTGGTTAGGTGTTCAATTCTCAATGTCTacattttaggtaaatattttttatttcattttataaacgggaattaatcagtataatttttatgactatataataatgttataccttattaataaattataaatttatattattgtaattagtttaccaaaccttacaaaatatataactatatattatataatatttctctttatataaagttaatgtatgaaatataaatttattattgctaaactttcggttatttcagttcggtccaatccaatccaatccaatccggttatcggtccggtcctggataaatttcggtccagttcggtccagttctttgacaaaaagtcaacggtccaatccagttcggttctccaaaaaaagtcaacggtccggtccaattccggagttttttcctcggatattcggtccggtccaGTATCTCCAGTATCCGCGCCCAGCCCTAGCTACGACTTCTTCTCAAGCTCAATAGTTCAGACATAACCTTATCCTCTTTCACTCTCTCCATTATTGGATTTCCACTAAGATCAAATCTGTGGATTATCATTTTATCCAATACTTTTGCGGACTCCAGCAAATACTCTACAATATCCAGCTCCTCTACAAACCCCACAAATTCAAATATCTCGATGGTCTTAAGATGCAAGCTCAAACATTCAGGCACAAACTCTGGCCATTGCCAATCAAAGTGGTGGAAATCTACTAGATGTATGGTACGACTTACGAGTCCCTAAGTAGCACAAAGATCAAAAGTCAAAACTAAATTTATTACAAAGTGAAAGAGATCATAAATTTGAAAGATATCACAACTTACTAGAGGAAAAATAAGAACTTGTAGACTTGGTGAGGAGTCTAGTAAGTTAGGCAACCCTTTCCAATCAATTGGTGATGGCCATTCAACAAGAAGCTCCAATGTCTTGAGATTTTTTAATATAGGCAAAGCTGAATCACGAATAATGTTTTGGATACTCTATAAATTGAGAGAAATAAATTCCAGTATTATCTATGATGACaatgtatataaaaaaaaaatttgaattacccaatgcaattaaacttattttcAAACTTACCCTATCACTTGCTGTCAGAATTAAATATTTAACTTGAGAGACTGCGTTGAGTAGGACAACATCACAGCCTTTAAGTTTTGCATGAACTAAAGAGGATGTAAAGTTGACATGATATCTACTTGCTGCATACCTTTCATTATGAAAAATCTCAAGGTACTCCAAGCATAAAGTATTAATCTTAGTCTGAATAATGCTAGATTCTTCAGTTGAAATGCACAATCTTTTCAATGAAGGTACAAAAATATTCATAATTTGCAGACAGCCGTTCAATGTTACAACAGTTAATTCTTCAAGGACAAGGCAACTAGAACAGAGTCTTTCCAAGGAAGCATCATCCACAAATACAGGGCTTTGAATATGAAGGAGTTTAAGGCATGGAAAACAAACATATGTAGGCAAGTCAATGACAAAATTTCCATAAATTTTCAAAACCACTAAAGTGTTGCTGGACAAAAGCCTCCAAGGCAGTTGATGATAAGTAGGGATCATGAACCCATAGTCATAGCAGGAAAGAAATAAGTCCTGGACGTTGCAAGTTATCACAGCACAAATCCAGGCATAGACACTATCGGCAATATATTTGGTGCGAAAAGACATATGACAACTTCGTATATTTCCACAATGGTAAAAGATGACCCTATTCACGTATTCCCTGAAGGACCTCCACTTAATCATGAAatcatattcatttttattttcatagaCATGTAGCAAATGGTCATTAAAATCAAGATCTGAGGTTAATGTCCAAAGATGTTCCCATCTTATGGACAAAATACTGGTGGCCACAGCTTCTTTTGTTGGGAGATAGGAAAGTATTTTCCCGAGTATTTCATCAGGTAACTTGCTGATTCTATCTATAATATCAACACATTCAAAACACAGCTGATCTTTAGGCACCGACAAGTTTATATCCATAATTTCTGCAAATGCACATAGCAAAAGAAAATCCACACCAATGTTAGCATGAAAACTAAAGAAGAGAAACAGACACTTGAAATTAGTCTCAGAACAATAATGAAAATTGACAAGATATGATTCAAGATAACGGCCTGGAGCCGGAGAGAAATGTGCTCAATTACTTTTTTTCCAGTTGAAATGAAACAACATGAACCATCCGGTAACAAAGCAATGGAAATGGAAGCATGAAATTCAGAGAGAAACAGTCATACAGTAAGATCATATGTCAATTGATCTTTTGTTACAAAGTTCCAAATTTCAATTACATCTACAGCAttccaattcaattcaattacaTTCCTACTGCTCTAGCTTCACTTCAATCATCATTAAATTACACAATCATACATCATTTATCAAGATTTAAAGCTTTAATTAGAAAAAACACAAGTAATTCCTCCAAAATTGAAGAGAATAACTACACTTATCATGGAGATGGATTCGTGGAGACCAAAACTGATAGCTCCAGTGAGGGAGTGAGTGAAACGAGGTTAAAGCTTTGAGAGAATGAAACTAGAattaggattagggttttaCCTACCTTGAGTGATGATACCGACTATGCCAAAGGGACTGACATTGTCGTTGAACCCTTAACGGAGGACTGCACAGCAGTCGCCGATTGaggatgagagggatgagaaAGCAGAGTCGGCCGATGGAATTAGGCGGTTTCGAATTTGAAACTTTGGGGGAGGCGGAAACAGAATCAAAATTCAAATGTGATGTGAAATATATCAGGTCGGGTAaatactaaaatatattttGGTTAATTTCAAAAAGAAACgtcatatttttcttttttaatcattaactttcttttttattaccaAAATAACACCTAAGTAATTTTAAAATTAAGGTATAAAACCCAAATTAGCCCTCAAACTATACACTTAAAATCAATTAGATCCTTATTCTTTTAAAATAGCCAATCAAGCccctattatagttttaaatcaCCAATCAACCCCCTCTcatcaaatactcttcccactTAGTAATATTATTTTGAGGGTTTGTGGGACCAAagaagtaaaataaaaaaagatcaAAGACAAATTTTTCAACTCATATAGataaatgcaaaattttgtTTCCCAGACATTCTTTCAAGAGATTTTGATTCCgggaaattttatttttatttggcaacaatataaaaaaacaacgAAACAGATTGTTTTATGAGATTTAATTCCAGGAATAGAATGTGGaagttcattttcttcttcactATCCAAATTAATAATAGTTACATTCTCTCTTCTAATCAAACAACACCTgaatgatctcaaaataaagATTTTCAGAAACAACACCTgaatgatctcaaaatgaagATGTTCAAGAATTAACATCTTCatgaattaaagttgcttagaatatcattaactctttgaattttttattttgagaccgttaATGGCCGTTTTGAAGCGTTGAGTAATCACTGATgttaaaaaattgtaaaattcagtggtcataccattaagaattgaagttcagacCACAATATTAAAACCAGTAAAGCTcagtggtcatgggtgtaatttacccattattaATGTGGATTATGGGTGTAATTTTCCCAGAATCAAAATCTCTTGAAAAGATTTCCTGGAATCAAAATTTTGCATTTATCAAAATTAAGAGTTGAAAAATTTGTCTTTGATCTTTTTTGGTCCCACAAAcccttaaaataatattaagtggGAAGGGTATTTGATGAGAGGGGGTTGATTGGtgatttaaaactataatagggGCTTGATTGGTTATTTTACAAGAATGAGgatctaattgattttgagtGTATAGTTTGAGGGCTAATTTGGACTTTATGTCTAAAATTAAAAAGTCAAAAACTTAAAattcatttaaattttattaaattcttaaaaaaatggCATAATATATTACCAGCTATTTGAACTTGTTCATAATAGAGATTGGctccttaaattttataagTGTCTTACCAGATCtttgaacttgattatttcgtatcactAACTCCATGAACTTGTcaataaaagtagattagctcattgaactttataagtatctcaccaactccctaaagttgtttattccgtaacaactaaatacataAGCTTATTAAACCTTAATTCTAAAAATGCATCTTCATCTACTCAAGagttaattttctctctctcgtatctttcaacctattataggAGTTAGTGTTGTAGCCTTGAAAGATCGAATGGATGATGAatgagagttagtattatggtttttgtatttagttgttaccaGATAAAAAAGTTTAGAGAGTTTAtgagacacttacaaagttcagagggctaatctactttttatggacaagttaagggagtTGGTGATAAGGAATAATAAGTTCAaagagttggtgagacacttgcaaaatttagggagtcaatctactattatggacaagttcaaggtgatggtgatgtattaggcctgaaaaaaaaattattttaaaatcgaTAACAGTTAAATTTGGAAATATCTCTGTCTGAAGTGCTCACATGTTTTTCTATAGTGACAGGTAGGGAGCGGAATTACTGGGGTAATGGAGGGTCCGTTCCTccgattaaaaaaaaagatatacgCAGAATTCtgttaataaatttaaaaaattcgtTGTAATTGGTTAGTTTTAGATTTTTGCGACATAGCGGCGAATTATTCCATCACCGATTCTTAATTCCAaaaatttctttcttttttactaaatttttatccaCTAACCCTTCGAGTTTTTGATTCTGTTCCACCACTACAGGTAGGTTAGtgaaagacaaaaagggagaaaAATGGATAGTAAAGTGCAATGATGCAGGAGTAAGAATGGTGGGGGCTAAATTAAAAGGGAGCTTAGATGGTTGGTTGGATAAAGTAGATTCCGACAAGGAGCTTAACCTTATTTATTGGGAGGATATGTTTCATAAACCTTATTTTTGGTCCACTTTCTATGTCCAAGTAAATGAATTTGGACCTATTTGGTTTAACTGTTTATTGTTCGTTGTTACTGTTAATTGGTAGATGTTAACTAATTTTCTTTTCAAACTAGTTATAAGTAGTAATCAGGTATGCGAACACAATGATCCTTGTCTTCGGAGAGGTGCTCTAGCTTGCCGACGGCTCGTCCCTGCGCCGGGAATGGTCCCTGCGGACACTCCGACGAGCAAGACAGTTAGATGCTCAAGAGAATATGTTTAATGTAAGGTGCAAGTGATTCAAGAGATTACCCCCCTTCCTTCCAATGTGAGTTGTGTATTTATAGAATTGTGTCTGGGCCCTGGGCCCCTCTGCCCGCTTGGGCCTTCTTGGGCCCCTTATTCATATcccgaatcaagtagtcccccccaCCGAAGAGCTAAATCGAGTATTTGATGCGAGAAGATAGGAGGGCGTGCCCGTTCTCCGTAGGGATACCTGGTGGCCAACCGCAAAGAGAGGCTGCTCGGATAAATGTGAGGAAAAAACCTTTTGCTGCATGCGTGCCTTATTCTCAGTGCCGCATTGATTGCGCATGTGCTTTTAATCACTCGTGCGCCTAAAAAATTAATTGCGAAATTACAACTGTGCCGGCGCCTTGATTCCTCCCCCAACTATAAATATTAGGGGGGGAGACGAAATCTCTTCTTTCAAACTTGTTTGAGGGAAAAAAAATTGTGCTTTCGTTCTGTCGCTTTCTGCGATTGTGCCCTCCCATATCTACTTGTTCGCGTGATCCGGCGGTTTGTCCGACATCCGTTGTTTCGTCGGGAGTTTTCTTGCTTCAGAATCTGTCGTATCTTTGGTGAGGTTAGTCGCACCATCCCTTAGCTTTGATTTTTGCGTTTTGTTCTTGCTTTATTTCGACTTCGGGGTAGGGGTActatgtcagagggttcttcacgGGGAGCCCTAAGCAGACTGCCGCCGTTTGCCCCTGGTGACTTCACACTTTGAGAGTCTACGCGGACGCGAACGGTGTCGCGAAAAAGGCGAGCTGAAAAGGGGGGTGAAAATAGCGCGGCGGGTGGAGTGGTGAAGAAAAGGAAAATACCTGTTGATCGCCCGCTGCCCACCATTGATCGTCCAGCCGGAGGTGTTGCCGCCGGTGTGTTAGAGGTGGTGGTGGCCGTACCGGAGGGTTTAATCACTGTAGAGCGGCCTCTCGCCGCGATTTCTGAGGAAATGCGCGAAAGAGTGTGGACGCGAGCGCCTGGTCCTGCTGGAAGCGAGGGTAAACGTTTTGAAAGAGTTGAGCGTCCTAGGAGGCCGGAGTCCCTTGTTGTCGAAGATGCTTATAGTATAATTGTTGCGGAAGACCTGCCGGCGATCTCTGCGGTGTACCAACTCGGGGAGCCCTATGAATTAGTGGCTTTGAGCGAGGAGACCAGAGCCCATCATGCGGGTCGTGCGAACGAGCTCATTATCTACGAAGAGCAATTAGAGTCGGGGATGCGGCTTCCACTCCTGCCTTTCTTTGTGGAGTTATTGAAGGAATACGACTTGTGTCCTGGGCAAATACATCCGAACGGTTGGAGAATGATGGTCGCCTTCTATTCCTTGTGCCGTTCCGCCGGGTACCGAGCCACAGGTCTAGTTTTTCGTGAATTTTTTAAACCGAGCAAAGGGCAGAGATCTCAACATGTCACCTTCTCCCATCAGAAATTCAGAGTGAGGGTGGTTTGAAGGATAAACTGTCCGAATATC
The sequence above is drawn from the Euphorbia lathyris chromosome 6, ddEupLath1.1, whole genome shotgun sequence genome and encodes:
- the LOC136233273 gene encoding F-box protein At4g09920-like: MDINLSVPKDQLCFECVDIIDRISKLPDEILGKILSYLPTKEAVATSILSIRWEHLWTLTSDLDFNDHLLHVYENKNEYDFMIKWRSFREYVNRVIFYHCGNIRSCHMSFRTKYIADSVYAWICAVITCNVQDLFLSCYDYGFMIPTYHQLPWRLLSSNTLVVLKIYGNFVIDLPTYVCFPCLKLLHIQSPVFVDDASLERLCSSCLVLEELTVVTLNGCLQIMNIFVPSLKRLCISTEESSIIQTKINTLCLEYLEIFHNERYAASRYHVNFTSSLVHAKLKGCDVVLLNAVSQVKYLILTASDRSIQNIIRDSALPILKNLKTLELLVEWPSPIDWKGLPNLLDSSPSLQVLIFPLGLVSRTIHLVDFHHFDWQWPEFVPECLSLHLKTIEIFEFVGFVEELDIVEYLLESAKVLDKMIIHRFDLSGNPIMERVKEDKVMSELLSLRRSRS